A window from Chrysemys picta bellii isolate R12L10 chromosome 2, ASM1138683v2, whole genome shotgun sequence encodes these proteins:
- the ZNF706 gene encoding zinc finger protein 706 isoform X2 has protein sequence MARGQQKIQSQQKNAKKQAGQKKKQGHDQKAAAKAALIYTCTVCRTQMPDPKTFKQHFESKHPKTPLPPELADVQA, from the exons ATGGCTCGTGGACAGCAGAAGATTCAGTCGCAGCAGAAAAATGCCAAAAAGCAAGCTGGACAGAAAAAGAAACAAGGACATGATCAGAAGGCTGCAGCCAAGGCTGCCTTAATATATACCTGCACTGTTTGTAGG acacAAATGCCGGACCCCAAGACCTTCAAACAGCACTTTGAGAGCAAGCATCCTAAGACTCCACTTCCTCCAGAATTGGCTGATGTTCAGGCATAA